From a region of the Helianthus annuus cultivar XRQ/B chromosome 5, HanXRQr2.0-SUNRISE, whole genome shotgun sequence genome:
- the LOC110943453 gene encoding protein NYNRIN-like: MKRFIEKLPMLTAPYPEELLKMYLAAAYNAVSAVLMVERDGKRTPIDYISRVLAGRETRYPTLEKLVLALVHATRHLRRYFQEHRVQVLTNYPLQQILHKPKISGRLAKWAIELGALDIKYRKRTTIKGQVIADFLAEIPDGEVIQDPVVQDIPESSTARQTWKLYTDGPSSGKGSGAGLMLISPDEIRLMYALRFDFECSNNEAEYEALLAGLRMAQSMGATRVDAYVNSLLVINQVNETYEAKDESIARYLAKTKELMASFDRVTLNHVHRGKNQTADTLSKLATSGMEKEVRVETLQTPSIEPQELSAITAKEPCWYTPILKFLTKGELPSARDEAQKIQTKALQYEVNNNVLYRKSYLGPLLRRVSPVEAKYLIQEIHAGICGIHAGPRAVVAKIHNTGYYWPGMHEDAVDELRKCCSCQKFAPQTLRPKNNLIPVTAAWPFQKWAVDIVGPFPLAPGKLEYLIVAIDYFTKWVEAKPLAKITAENAKKFLWGHIVCRFGLPLYLVSDNGTQFTDRVLQDWCAELQIQQIFTSVAHPQGNDQVERANRSLLD, translated from the coding sequence ATGAAGCGGTTCATCGAAAAACTACCTATGTTGACAGCGCCATACCCAGAAGAACTACTAAAAATGTACCTGGCGGCAGCTTATAACGCGGTAAGCGCGGTACTCATGGTGGAAAGAGATGGAAAACGAACACCCATAGATTATATCAGCCGAGTTCTGGCGGGACGCGAAACGCGGTATCCAACACTTGAAAAGTTGGTACTGGCATTAGTCCACGCTACCCGACATCTCAGAAGATATTTTCAAGAACATCGCGTACAGGTATTAACAAATTACCCGCTACAGCAAATTTTACACAAGCCAAAGATCTCTGGAAGATTGGCTAAATGGGCGATCGAGTTGGGAGCCCTAGATATCAAATATCGAAAGCGAACAACAATTAAGGGGCAGGTGATCGCCGATTTCTTGGCTGAGATTCCTGATGGAGAAGTAATACAGGATCCCGTGGTCCAAGACATACCGGAGTCCAGCACAGCTAGGCAAACCTGGAAGTTGTATACCGACGGACCATCCAGTGGAAAAGGTTCCGGGGCGGGTCTCATGTTAATAAGCCCAGACGAGATAAGGCTGATGTACGCCCTACGTTTCGATTTTGAATGTTccaacaacgaggcagaatatgaagcactaCTCGCGGGTTTAAGAATGGCCCAATCTATGGGAGCAACAAGAGTCGATGCATATGTCAACTCTTTGCTAGTCATTAACCAAGTAAACGAAACCTATGAAGCCAAGGATGAATCGATAGCAAGATATCTGGCTAAGACAAAGGAGCTCATGGCTTCCTTTGACCGTGTCACACTCAATCACGTCCATCGAGGAAAAAACCAAACAGCAGACACCCTGAGCAAACTCGCTACATCGGGTATGGAAAAAGAAGTAAGGGTGGAAACGTTGCAAACGCCTTCCATTGAACCTCAGGAACTATCCGCCATCACGGCGAAAGAACCTTGTTGGTACACTCCAATTCTAAAGTTCCTCACAAAGGGGGAATTACCCTCTGCACGTGACGAAGCACAAAAGATACAAACAAAGGCGTTGCAATATGAAGTGAACAACAACGTCCTATACAGAAAATCATACTTGGGACCACTGCTGCGGCGTGTATCCCCAGTGGAAGCGAAATACTTAATTCAAGAAATACACGCCGGCATATGTGGCATTCACGCTGGACCCCGGGCAGTTGTCGCTAAAATCCACAACACCGGGTACTATTGGCCCGGGATGCATGAAGACGCGGTAGATGAACTCAGAAAGTGCTGTAGTTGCCAAAAATTTGCTCCTCAGACGCTCCGCCCCAAGAACAATTTAATTCCTGTCACGGCGGCATGGCCATTTCAAAAGTGGGCAGTCGATATCGTGGGGCCATTCCCGCTGGCTCCCGGAAAGTTAGAGTACCTAATTGTGGCAATCGactatttcaccaagtgggttgAGGCCAAACCTTTGGCTAAAATAACTGCTGAAAACGCGAAGAAATTCCTGTGGGGACACATAGTGTGCCGATTTGGACTGCCGCTGTACCTGGTGAGCGACAACGGAACACAATTCACAGACCGGGTTTTGCAAGATTGGTGTGCAGAACTTCAGATTCAGCAAATCTTCACATCGGTAGCACATCCCCAGGGAAACGACCAAGTGGAGCGGGCAAATAGGAGTTTGCTTGATTGA